The DNA segment GATTGTGAAGTAATGTGCTGCCAGAATGACCTCTTGGCCCTTAGACCACTGGGTCAACAGCTTTTGAGTGGTGGTATTGTCGGCAATGAATTTTATAAAGGTCGACTTGCCAGAACCAGGTTTTCCAGACACCCAGAACAGTTCTCCGGACCCTGATAACCAACTGCAAATGCCACCAATGGCGTCCATGTTGCTGCCTTGAGATGGTGGGAATGCTCAGTGAAGAGTGACTTCGTGTGGCTCTGGTATTATGTCATGCCTGAGTGACAATTCAGGATAATGTAGAGACTTCAACACAGTGGCCTCAAGTACGTATTGTCGAGTATCCAGTGACAAGGCCGGAAGATCGATGCATAGTTGGTTCAGGTCTTGAAGTTGAGTGTTGGGGCAGCCTTGGGGTCCTTGTACCAATTTCGTCAAGGGTTGCAGTGTATTAAGTAACTCTTTGTGTCTTAGAGAGTTGAAAGCCTCCCATTGTCGAAGGTCAGACTGCATCTGTTGGACCACTTCACTGCATAGTTGGAGAATGTCAGCTACAAGGCCTGAGCAATTTATAAGTACCTATGATGGAGGACTGGCCAACCTTGTCGTAGCACATAGTTCAAGAATGATGTCGCTCCTATGATCGGAGATCCGTGAAATCAAAGCTTCAATCTCGTTCGCCTTCCACACCTCTGAAATGGCGATCTtgaaactggcccagcacTTCGACGCTTTGCCGTTCTGCGTCTTCGCCCTTAGCTTTGTCGTAATGGCCAAAAGCTTCTCGCAGTCCCTCTCGCACGCATCGGCACGTGTGAGCATAGGCTCCCATTTCCTTGTGGAATAATTAGAACAGGTGTCGCGTTTTAGTTGAGTGGTGAAAACTTGCAGTGTTCGACAAATATCATCAAGTTGAGCACTTTCCTCGCTAGAACTTCCAGCTGACGCTAGGATCTTTTCAGCATTGCTGAAAAGCTTCCAGGTGAAGAAACCGCAGCACATTGCCTGCCACGCGAGTACGGCGACTGGCTCCATGGTAGACCAGAAGTTCGAAGAACGCAGAGCagagcttgctgctggcgcaAAAGTGCTGAGGTGGCTCAACCTGAGAAAGCGGGCATCTCATTGTTTGGCAGTGAAAacacggtggtggtgaggtggcaGAATGCGCATTCCGTGGTGGCTGTGCACCAGCAGCCTGGCACTATGCCTCGtgaaggtgatggaggtCGCGCCACAGCACATCCATCATGAAGTTGGACGTGTGTGGACGTGCATTTGCAGGCAGCTGCCGCCATCTGCGGTCATTTGCTTGTGCAGTTTTCGCGTTTCAGCAACTCATCATTACACACAATTCAAGAGATGAGGGTCATGAACAGAAGTCACAAAGTGTCTAGGTAGCCCAAGGTACGCATTTAATTACACATATCCCGATACTG comes from the Podospora pseudocomata strain CBS 415.72m chromosome 5, whole genome shotgun sequence genome and includes:
- a CDS encoding hypothetical protein (EggNog:ENOG503NYVA; COG:S) — its product is MEPVAVLAWQAMCCGFFTWKLFSNAEKILASAGSSSEESAQLDDICRTLQVFTTQLKRDTCSNYSTRKWEPMLTRADACERDCEKLLAITTKLRAKTQNGKASKCWASFKIAISEVWKANEIEALISRISDHRSDIILELCATTSEVVQQMQSDLRQWEAFNSLRHKELLNTLQPLTKLVQGPQGCPNTQLQDLNQLCIDLPALSLDTRQYVLEATVLKSLHYPELSLRHDIIPEPHEVTLH